A genome region from Scomber japonicus isolate fScoJap1 chromosome 15, fScoJap1.pri, whole genome shotgun sequence includes the following:
- the fabp4a gene encoding fatty acid binding protein 4a, with the protein MVEKFVGTWKMISSDNFDDYMKAIGVGFATRQVGNRTKPNLIVTVDDQGIVCLKSQSAFKTTEIRFKLNEPFDETTADDRKTRTVVTLENGKLVQKQSWDGKETNIEREVTDGKMVAKCIMGDVIAVRTYVREA; encoded by the exons ATGGTTGAGAAGTTCGTTGGGACGTGGAAGATGATTTCCAGCGATAACTTTGATGACTACATGAAAGCAATTG GTGTGGGATTTGCAACCCGACAGGTGGGAAATCGGACCAAGCCCAATTTGATAGTGACCGTAGACGATCAAGGAATTGTATGCTTGAAGTCTCAGAGCGCATTCAAGACAACCGAAATCAGATTCAAGCTCAACGAGCCTTTCGATGAGACCACCGCAGACGACAGGAAGACCAGG ACCGTGGTGACTCTGGAAAACGGCAAGCTTGTGCAGAAACAGAGCTGGGATGGCAAAGAGACGAATATTGAGAGGGAGGTCACAGATGGAAAAATGGTAGCG AAATGCATAATGGGAGACGTAATCGCAGTGAGAACGTATGTGAGGGAGGCGTGA